ACGTACCGGGGGAGACCCTCGGTCCGGTCCCGAAAAATTGTGTAGGATCTGAAGCCGGCAGGATCGATACCGGATGCCTTCAAGGCCTTTTCACCCAGGGCCGCCCCTTGCTCCCGTGTAAATTTGACGGGAGGCGCTTTTCCGTAAAAGTTCCAGGACGGGGCAAGAAAAGAAAGACCGAATATGAGTGCCGCCGCGAGCAAAAATGCGGCGAATCTCTTCCACGGAACTTTCTCCACACATATCCCTATGGATTCGCCGATTACTTCAGGGGCCGCCGTTGCGGGACCCATCCTCTTTTTATGGCGAAACAAAAGGGACATCAATTGCCTCCATGGGGCGAGGGAGAATACTTTGCGGGCAAAGAAAAGCGCAAGGAGCGGCAAGGTCAGGGCGAGAAGGCCGTTCAGCACGAGACCGGGCTGCCCGGATTGGAGCTGGGGGACGATTCCCACGAATACATTATAAATGAAATGGGATACAAGGGTGGTAACCAGGCCGTAGCGGAGAAATACCCATCCGTAGACGAGGCCCGCAAGGGTAAGCTCCGCCCCGCGGATCCAGACGGGCTCCTGGGGATAGGTCGTGTGGGCGAACCCCCAGATAAAAGCGGGAATAACCACGGCAGGCCAGACACGGCCGAAGAGCCGGTAGAGGATGGCGATCGCAAAGAGGCGAAAGGTGAGCTCCTCCGTAAAGGCAGCACTGAAGCCCGTGTAGATGGCGGTCAGGGAGGGGAAGTAGGTGGCGAAGCTGTTGCTGAATTTAACCTGCACCGGAGACCAGACGCCGATGAACCTTTGTCCGGCCACATAAAAGAGAGTGACATAGCCGATGGCGGCGAAGGCCATGGCATATCCGAGAAGGACCTGCTTTCCCGCGTCTCCCGATGCGAGAAAAGTCCGGGAGAAGACGTTCGAGACCCATGACCTTTCAGGCAGATAGAGGCGTCCTATCGAATCGGTCGCCGCAAAGAGGGGGATAAAGAGAAGGAAACCCGCGATGGACGCGAGAATGGGCATGGCAAGGTATTTAAGCCAGAATACGTTCAATGACTGGGTCGTGTCGTAAAAAAGAAAAGAAAAGGGAAGCTTGTTTATCTGCTCGAGGAAGACCACCGCCCCGCAGAAACCGGCGATTACGAAAGAGCGTCGCCATTTCACATCCGCCGCGTGAGCGCGCCAGAAAAAGACGACGGCCATCCCAAGGTAGAGAAGAAGGATGGGAAGGTAGGCCAGGTTTGCAAGGAGCTCCCGCCTGGCGGTTAAATCCTCCTGCGCAAGGGTCCAGGTCTGGGGAATTTTAAGCCACTCCGAATACGCGCCTATCCTGTCGCCCTGAACCGTCACTCCCACGCGGTACTCCGATCCGCCCGTGCCGCGCCAGTCGAGGGACCTCCAGACGAGAGTCTGATCGAGTCGCCGGGGACAGTCCTCCATGGTCCGCTCGATGTACTCATATCGGGTAAGATCGAAGGCGAGCTCCTTTGCGAGGAAGGCCTCTGCAATGCCACGGGCGTCGTGTTCGTCGAGACGTGCCCCGGGGGCGGACTTGGGGATCTTCCTGCTGAACCCCGCGAGCCGCCCGTCGGGGGTGTATTCGACACTGTACTCCACTTCCTCGAGTTCCCGGAACCACCTGACCGACCACCGCCATACGGCGACCGTTTTGCGAAAGAGGTCGTTGGCCTTCTTCAGCCCGAGAAGGCGCTCCAGAAAATCGATTTGATTCCTCTGCTCCGTGAAAACCGCCACGCTCCTGTATCCGGAAAGATCGAACCCGCGGGCCTTGAGGAATTCGCCACTCTTCGCCGTGATCTCGCCGCGGGAAAGCTTCATATCGAGTGAGGCCTCGGGAAAGGCTTCATTGTAAAAGAACGCAAAGGCGATGAGCCCCAGGATACCGGCGACGATAAACCAGGTTATTGCCCATTTCGGGGCACGCGCGTTCATCGGCTCAGAGACCTTTCAGCCATTCGGGCCGCGGTACGCGCGAAGCCGGCGATTTCCATTGCGCTCTCCTGTTTGTGAGTATGATGGGGTAATGAACTCTTTCCATTCTCCGGTAAATCCCGCTCATTTTCAAGGTGAGTAATTATAACCTAAAATCGGTAAATGTCATTGCCCACAGGGAAATAAGGGTGAATATCAGATAGAGGGAGATTGCCGTGAGAGTGAGACTTCTTAATATCGGGGGAAGAATGTTTTTGAGGCTCGGTGTCGAGCGCGCCGGCATGAGAAGACCTGTGGAGATCCCTGCTACCGCAGCTCCAAGGAGGGAAAGATAAAGGGGGTAGCCCACATAGGAATATTCACCCTGGAGGATGCAAAAGGGGCAGTGATGGGTGGGGAGCTCGTAGAAGTAGAGGGAGATGAAGGAGATGAGCGCGATTATGCAGACGACGAAGGTGACGGCGGACAGGAAGGAAAAGAGGTATCCCGTCGCCGCAGTCTGTTTCCGGATGAAAAATATGCCTGATGCTGAGGTGCACAGGATAGACGCAAAAAAGACCGCCCTTACCGGCGCGACCGGAAGGGCCGGGAGGATCGCACCTACCCCCTTGCCTTCGGGACTGAAGAGGCTTCCGCAGCAGGACGTGATCACGTGGGCGTCGAGCTTGAGAAAGTAGGCCCCCTGAAATATCGTTTCCGCCACGATCAGGGGCGCAAGGGCAAGGAGGAAGAGGTATTTTTTCTTTATGAGAGGGTAATCGATTGCCCTGTTGTCCGTGAAGTTGAGTATGAGCCATATACCCCCGAAAATAAAATTGATGATCTTGAGCGACAGGGCGGGATAGCCGTAGCCGTTCACGTGAAGGGTGCCCGCGGCGCACATGGCGCCCACGAAAAGGCAGCTCACCTTGTCGGCGGTAAAGATGAAGAGAAAAAGGGAGAAGAGCTGAAAGGAGAAAGCATAACTCATGACGGTCGAGATGAGGTAGGTCTGCCTTTCGAGCCCGAGCTGCAGCTCGCTGCCGCTTCGTAAGTCCCAGTGCCTCACGATTCTGATTCCGTGGGCTGACCCGTAGAGGACCAGGAAGGCAACCACGAGGGAGCCCAGGGAGAGGGCTATGATCCCGGGATGCATGATCACGGCTGGACCCCGGAACCCGCGACCCTCCCGTCTCTGAAGTCGATCACTCTTTCCACTACCAGGGACTCATACATGAGGGGGTCATGACTCGCGATGAGTATGGTCTTGCCCTTCCGGTTGAGGTCTACCATGATCTCCATAAATTCTTTTGAAAGTTTCGAATCGAGATGGGCAGTGGGCTCATCGGCGATGATGATATCCGGGTTATTGATGAGGGCCCGGGCGATGGTGACCCGTTGGGCCTCCCCGCCGGAGAGCCATTCCACCTTTGACGACGCTTTTCTCGCCATGCCGAAGAGGTCGAGGAGGTCGAGCGCTCTCTTTCTCAGGATCGCGCGGTTCTCGCCGCCGGGATAGGCGGGAATCATCACGTTTTCGAGGGCCGTGATCCCCCTCAAGAGATTGAAATGCTGAAAGATGAAGCCGAAGCTCGTGCGCCGTATCTGGGCGAGAAACCTTTCGGGCAGGCTTGTGATCTCCCTGCCCGCGACCTCGACCCTGCCCGAGGTAGGTTTGGTCATGGCGCCGATAATGGAGAGGGCGGTCGTTTTCCCGGACCCGCTGGGCCCTCTCAGGACCGTGATTTTCCCCCGGTCTATGGTGAGGCTGACACCGTGGAGGGCGGTAAACTCATTGGAGCCCCCCTTGTTGAATATCTTGGTTACATCCCTGAGATCGATCATGGTTCTAAAGCCTCATCACTTCGTCGGGATCGATTATCGCCGCTTTCCATGAAGGGATGATGGTCGCCGTGGTGTAGGGGACCACGGTAAGGAAGAAGAGGGCGGCGATCTGGTAGGCATCAATGGAGGGAACGAGCCGGAAATGGGGATAGAGGACGGACCATCCTTTGAGCACGGGCTCGAAGAATATGTATGAAGCGAAGAACACGTGGCAGTACCCGGCGATCACGCCAACCAGGAACGAGGTGAGGGACACGGCGATGCCTTCCCATGATTTCATGACTATCACCTCCGAAGTTTCCCATCCCACCGCCTTCAGGATGCCTATCTCCCGTCTTTCCTCGAAGCTCAAGGATGTCGCCTTATCCCACGCGAGTATGGCGAAGGCGAGTACGGCGCCGCCCAGGATGAAGATGAGAAGACCGCCTCTCCAGTCAAAGATCGCGTCATAGGTGCGCAATATCTCGTCTCTCAGGATCGGCCTCGTATCGGGGAGGAGCCTCTTTATCTTGTTCGCCACCGTGACCGTCTCGTTCTTGTTCCTCACGACCAGGGTGATATCGGTCCAGTATCCGTTGTTCATGGAAAAGAGGCCTCGGAAATCTTCCTGATTGATCTCGATAAGGTCGGAAGA
This genomic stretch from Syntrophorhabdaceae bacterium harbors:
- a CDS encoding type II CAAX endopeptidase family protein; its protein translation is MNARAPKWAITWFIVAGILGLIAFAFFYNEAFPEASLDMKLSRGEITAKSGEFLKARGFDLSGYRSVAVFTEQRNQIDFLERLLGLKKANDLFRKTVAVWRWSVRWFRELEEVEYSVEYTPDGRLAGFSRKIPKSAPGARLDEHDARGIAEAFLAKELAFDLTRYEYIERTMEDCPRRLDQTLVWRSLDWRGTGGSEYRVGVTVQGDRIGAYSEWLKIPQTWTLAQEDLTARRELLANLAYLPILLLYLGMAVVFFWRAHAADVKWRRSFVIAGFCGAVVFLEQINKLPFSFLFYDTTQSLNVFWLKYLAMPILASIAGFLLFIPLFAATDSIGRLYLPERSWVSNVFSRTFLASGDAGKQVLLGYAMAFAAIGYVTLFYVAGQRFIGVWSPVQVKFSNSFATYFPSLTAIYTGFSAAFTEELTFRLFAIAILYRLFGRVWPAVVIPAFIWGFAHTTYPQEPVWIRGAELTLAGLVYGWVFLRYGLVTTLVSHFIYNVFVGIVPQLQSGQPGLVLNGLLALTLPLLALFFARKVFSLAPWRQLMSLLFRHKKRMGPATAAPEVIGESIGICVEKVPWKRFAAFLLAAALIFGLSFLAPSWNFYGKAPPVKFTREQGAALGEKALKASGIDPAGFRSYTIFRDRTEGLPRYVISQYGVAGTWERFRGYYGYDPLWTTRWYKEKTVRTMVVSIDERGRLLAIKERLPETDPGARLSEETAKGVAGAFLSRARPSPLESWECMEADKVDRPNRLDYELTYRDRRFAVGDLQRKLSMVVSGDRVTALSVPQYEVPEEWERKREVLQKGLRNSVRQILAIFLGVGLLIFFVVQVVLLFRRRLARRNDVRQAVFWGVALGAIPALLEALNGYPRFFHAYFYETAQSLAVYTLTGVLGIIVQVIWMPVGVFFLVLLSRMVLRAWIPEYGEFATLLEPLRPSRFRSIENRQGLFLGFAAAAIGAGFDRLGSAAKAWLAPDLFTPQAATTNITINQFSELLNLADKAPSLIVASLLFLVMAAFVRRFLRRETLILGLAVFAAFLYADNTGISWRNLLVAWLLDTVAVFVLYFTITRVIRWNVTAFLVWMWIEVNSEAITNFRRFAFSHSPEFSRPSLEQMAVLVLPLAVLFILSFIGRGKGREVKEPSDGYIPDEIV
- a CDS encoding ABC transporter ATP-binding protein; protein product: MIDLRDVTKIFNKGGSNEFTALHGVSLTIDRGKITVLRGPSGSGKTTALSIIGAMTKPTSGRVEVAGREITSLPERFLAQIRRTSFGFIFQHFNLLRGITALENVMIPAYPGGENRAILRKRALDLLDLFGMARKASSKVEWLSGGEAQRVTIARALINNPDIIIADEPTAHLDSKLSKEFMEIMVDLNRKGKTILIASHDPLMYESLVVERVIDFRDGRVAGSGVQP
- a CDS encoding FtsX-like permease family protein, producing the protein MAWIEKERNIIDFALSSLLRKRGKNLALFLIYTIIVFILSSIFFFTASIKKEASRVLALSPEVTVQRIVAGRHDLMPANYIPVISGIPGVREVRGRLWGYYFEPSTGANYTVIAREHGMGPREGAMNVGWGVARTLNVGKGDVAPLKASDGSYMSFEVNRVFSSESEIVSSDLIEINQEDFRGLFSMNNGYWTDITLVVRNKNETVTVANKIKRLLPDTRPILRDEILRTYDAIFDWRGGLLIFILGGAVLAFAILAWDKATSLSFEERREIGILKAVGWETSEVIVMKSWEGIAVSLTSFLVGVIAGYCHVFFASYIFFEPVLKGWSVLYPHFRLVPSIDAYQIAALFFLTVVPYTTATIIPSWKAAIIDPDEVMRL